In Mangrovivirga cuniculi, the following proteins share a genomic window:
- a CDS encoding SnoaL-like domain-containing protein: MTYLEKATDLYEMINGGKLMDAFEKYYSENIVMQENSEDPRKGKEANREYEKNFLESIKDFHGAGVNNITSNEDEKVTMVQSWMDVTFKGDQRVKMEQVAVQQWEGDQIVHERFYHE, translated from the coding sequence ATGACATATTTAGAAAAAGCTACCGATCTTTACGAAATGATTAATGGAGGTAAGCTAATGGATGCCTTCGAAAAGTATTACAGTGAAAACATCGTAATGCAGGAAAACAGTGAAGACCCTAGAAAGGGTAAAGAAGCTAATAGGGAATATGAAAAAAACTTCCTCGAAAGCATAAAAGATTTTCACGGAGCAGGAGTAAACAATATTACTTCTAATGAGGACGAAAAAGTAACTATGGTCCAGTCATGGATGGATGTTACTTTTAAAGGTGATCAAAGAGTAAAAATGGAACAGGTTGCCGTACAACAGTGGGAGGGAGACCAAATTGTACATGAGAGATTTTATCATGAATAA
- a CDS encoding LptF/LptG family permease, translating into MKILDRYIFFKFLGAFTFTVLVLIPIIVIINLTDRIDDLLQHGVGVIDTVLYYFDFSAYLMTYLMPIIVFIAVVFVTARLAGNTEIVAMLSSGMSYQRVMRPYLYGALVLAIINFVLVGWITPNSNRDRIDFESAYFHGPQYNNDRNIHIQIQPNVYFYLESYRIQSKTGYKFTLEKFDEKGNLKEKLYSNKLTWTEDSLGNGFWRTDEYVLRKILDGEVQIDKGEKIDTTFALTPKDFESNEDRNETFTIPQLREYIALLELRGSDDKNIYLIELYVRYMSPFTVILLTFIGVIVSSRKTRGGSSFQIALGFLLAFVYIILFIMSRSFAQNNGDYLLLPMWTPNIIFTAIGVYLYLKAPK; encoded by the coding sequence ATGAAGATACTAGATAGGTATATATTTTTTAAGTTTCTGGGTGCTTTTACATTTACTGTACTGGTCCTGATTCCGATCATTGTAATCATTAATTTGACGGACAGAATCGACGATCTTTTACAGCATGGAGTAGGTGTTATTGATACAGTATTATACTATTTTGATTTCAGTGCCTATCTGATGACTTACCTGATGCCTATCATCGTTTTTATTGCTGTTGTTTTTGTTACTGCAAGACTTGCCGGTAATACGGAAATAGTGGCAATGCTGAGCTCAGGAATGAGTTATCAAAGAGTAATGAGGCCTTATCTTTATGGAGCTTTAGTACTTGCTATTATCAACTTCGTATTAGTGGGTTGGATTACCCCTAACTCAAACAGGGACAGGATCGATTTTGAAAGTGCCTATTTTCATGGACCTCAATATAATAACGACAGGAATATTCATATTCAAATACAACCCAACGTATATTTCTATCTCGAATCCTACCGAATTCAAAGTAAAACAGGGTATAAATTCACTCTTGAAAAATTTGATGAGAAGGGAAACCTTAAAGAAAAACTATATTCAAATAAATTAACCTGGACTGAGGATTCACTTGGCAATGGATTCTGGAGGACTGATGAATATGTTTTAAGGAAAATTCTTGATGGAGAAGTCCAAATAGATAAAGGGGAGAAGATAGATACCACTTTTGCTTTAACACCAAAAGATTTTGAAAGTAATGAAGATCGAAATGAGACTTTCACGATTCCTCAGCTAAGAGAATATATTGCTTTACTTGAATTGCGAGGGTCAGATGATAAGAATATCTACCTGATTGAATTATATGTCAGGTATATGTCTCCGTTTACAGTTATTCTACTGACATTTATCGGGGTGATTGTGTCCTCTAGAAAAACAAGGGGAGGATCAAGTTTTCAGATCGCACTTGGATTCCTTTTAGCCTTTGTGTACATAATTCTATTTATTATGTCCCGGTCATTTGCTCAGAATAATGGTGATTATTTGCTACTTCCTATGTGGACTCCTAATATTATCTTTACTGCTATTGGTGTATACCTATATCTGAAAGCTCCTAAATAA
- a CDS encoding helix-hairpin-helix domain-containing protein, whose product MRFFCIIILISGVNLISLAQETDIESIIWFYQNQNPDVQFDTEDLAQLLNDLKKHPIDINNASKEELSRIPFLTLNEIIAIKNHIEKFGYIYLVEELYMIEGISKEKIKFLEQLIHINSTQTVKSDFSITTRSAYDAKYNDFKTRIDVDYHRKNYSINLKIEKDANEQFFVKGKDKLIYPEYFGGNIQLNKSKTTIILGDFKPGFGQGTRFNNAFFSSLGSFPIHNQIRVQRDIRSYGGFDEFHFLRGIAISSEIRSGLTLTGFLSYKSVDARIVNDTIVTLYKSGIHRSETERLNRNTAKLLNGGIILRRSLGEKGYISFISDFNKWSNIFNASNSINTPFISQIHFGIAHQFTYKNKTIFGEISYLPFQQSFSLNQGLLIAINKSWDYLMQLRYTTPYYFSIFGSGIGARTNPAGEKGVYQALTFRKNKRLSAILYFDIHKLKIISRFLPLPGLNEELGTKILLKKSPFSSLQLITAYESQHRPDKSRDKKNRYRIRELNFKSALKGRMKINENLRWDIQFQYRKSTNLESSYSYGYSQRVFFKKNRLSATLGTSLGISKNNQGVYFYENGFYNSFPYVNLGTGKTSRHFLTFRYKLQNFIFGGKLSSYKNFERSPLDKSQKFREFELLISYQTK is encoded by the coding sequence ATGAGATTTTTTTGTATAATTATCCTGATTTCAGGTGTCAATTTAATTAGCCTGGCACAAGAAACAGATATAGAATCGATAATATGGTTTTACCAAAACCAAAACCCGGATGTACAATTTGATACCGAAGACCTGGCACAGCTTTTAAATGATTTAAAGAAGCACCCAATCGATATAAATAATGCTTCCAAAGAAGAACTTTCAAGAATCCCCTTCTTAACTCTAAATGAAATAATCGCAATAAAAAATCACATTGAAAAGTTCGGATACATTTATCTGGTTGAAGAATTATATATGATCGAAGGCATATCTAAAGAGAAAATTAAATTTCTAGAACAGCTTATCCATATTAATTCAACCCAAACTGTAAAATCAGATTTTTCTATCACAACACGTTCGGCCTATGATGCCAAATACAATGACTTCAAAACTAGAATAGATGTAGATTATCACAGAAAAAACTATTCAATCAATTTAAAAATTGAGAAGGATGCCAATGAGCAATTTTTTGTTAAAGGAAAAGACAAACTCATCTATCCTGAATATTTTGGGGGAAACATTCAATTAAACAAAAGTAAAACCACTATTATTCTTGGCGATTTTAAGCCCGGTTTTGGTCAGGGAACCAGATTTAACAATGCTTTTTTTTCCAGTTTAGGATCCTTCCCTATTCATAATCAGATTAGAGTTCAACGCGATATTCGTTCGTATGGAGGATTTGATGAATTTCATTTCCTTCGTGGAATAGCCATCAGCAGTGAAATAAGATCTGGATTGACTCTTACAGGTTTTCTTTCATACAAAAGTGTTGATGCCAGGATAGTTAATGATACAATTGTTACTCTTTACAAGTCCGGCATCCATCGATCAGAAACAGAAAGACTAAATAGAAATACTGCAAAACTCCTTAATGGTGGAATAATTTTGAGAAGGAGCCTCGGGGAGAAAGGTTATATTTCATTTATTTCAGACTTCAATAAGTGGTCTAACATTTTCAATGCAAGTAATTCGATAAATACCCCATTTATATCACAAATTCATTTTGGCATTGCTCATCAGTTTACATATAAAAATAAAACTATTTTTGGGGAGATAAGCTATTTACCCTTTCAACAAAGCTTTTCACTTAACCAGGGTCTTCTAATTGCCATAAATAAGTCATGGGATTATTTAATGCAGTTACGATATACAACGCCTTACTATTTTTCAATTTTCGGAAGTGGAATTGGTGCCAGAACAAATCCTGCCGGAGAAAAAGGGGTATATCAAGCCTTAACATTCAGGAAAAATAAGAGACTTTCAGCGATTTTATATTTTGACATTCACAAACTTAAAATTATATCAAGGTTTCTGCCCCTACCCGGATTAAATGAGGAATTAGGAACTAAAATTCTTTTAAAAAAATCTCCATTTTCATCACTACAATTAATTACTGCTTATGAAAGTCAGCATAGACCTGATAAATCCAGAGATAAAAAAAACCGGTACAGAATCAGAGAATTAAATTTCAAATCAGCTTTGAAAGGAAGGATGAAAATCAATGAGAATTTAAGATGGGACATTCAGTTTCAATACAGGAAATCAACCAACTTAGAAAGCAGCTATTCATATGGATATTCACAAAGAGTATTTTTTAAAAAAAATCGATTATCAGCAACCTTAGGAACTTCTCTGGGAATATCAAAAAATAACCAAGGGGTATATTTTTATGAAAATGGATTTTATAATTCATTCCCTTATGTAAACCTTGGGACGGGAAAAACCTCAAGACACTTCCTGACATTCAGGTACAAATTACAAAACTTCATTTTTGGAGGAAAACTTAGTAGTTATAAAAATTTCGAAAGATCACCCCTCGATAAATCTCAGAAATTCAGGGAGTTTGAATTACTAATAAGTTATCAAACTAAATAA
- a CDS encoding enoyl-ACP reductase FabI, giving the protein MAYNLLKGKKGIITGALDENSIAWKVAERAKEEGAEFTLTNAPIAMRMGKINELAEKTNSEVIPADATSLEDIENLYKKSEEILGGKVDFILHSIGMSPNVRKGRDYGDLNYDWMVKSLDVSAISFHKMLQVAEKMDFINEGGSVLGLSYIAAQRTFPDYSDMAQAKSLLESIARSYGERYGRLKKVRVNTISQSPTMTTAGTGVGGFDTFFDFADKISPLGNADATSCADYCILMFSELSRMVTMQNLYHDGGFSTSGITQKVIDHWEK; this is encoded by the coding sequence ATGGCTTATAATTTACTAAAAGGAAAAAAAGGTATAATTACAGGAGCATTAGATGAAAATTCAATTGCGTGGAAAGTTGCTGAAAGAGCAAAAGAAGAGGGCGCTGAATTTACATTAACCAATGCACCTATTGCAATGCGAATGGGTAAAATCAATGAATTAGCTGAAAAAACTAATTCTGAGGTAATCCCTGCAGACGCTACCAGTCTTGAAGATATTGAAAATCTTTATAAAAAGTCTGAAGAGATCTTGGGTGGTAAAGTTGATTTCATTCTTCATTCAATCGGAATGTCTCCAAACGTGAGAAAAGGTAGAGATTACGGAGATCTCAACTACGACTGGATGGTGAAATCACTTGATGTTTCTGCGATTTCATTTCATAAAATGCTTCAGGTTGCTGAAAAAATGGACTTCATAAATGAAGGAGGTTCAGTTTTAGGTCTTTCATATATCGCAGCTCAACGTACATTCCCGGATTACAGTGATATGGCCCAGGCTAAATCACTATTGGAAAGTATCGCAAGAAGTTATGGAGAGCGATATGGCAGGCTTAAAAAAGTGAGAGTAAATACAATTTCTCAATCTCCGACAATGACTACTGCCGGAACAGGTGTAGGAGGCTTTGATACTTTCTTTGATTTTGCCGATAAAATATCTCCTTTAGGGAATGCTGATGCAACAAGTTGTGCAGATTACTGCATTTTAATGTTTTCTGAATTGAGCAGAATGGTTACGATGCAAAACTTGTATCACGATGGAGGATTTAGTACAAGCGGCATAACACAAAAAGTGATAGACCACTGGGAAAAATAA
- the ispE gene encoding 4-(cytidine 5'-diphospho)-2-C-methyl-D-erythritol kinase has translation MISFPNAKINLGLYITEKRKDGFHNIESVFYPIPFNDILEINFASKTSFETTGLKIPGKKDDNLILKAYKALRKDFNIDPVQINLHKQIPMGAGLGGGSADGAFAIKQLNDLFGLYLEDELLKIYASDLGSDCPFFIKNEPSYVTGRGEELEEIDLSLNGYYFLLLNPGIHISTPKAYSMIKPNMIDFSLVELINSGPSNWKGNLKNDFQDPIIKEHSLIGEIIGDLYTQGAVYASMTGSGSSVYGIFKEEQNEIGNLKDFLVWKGKL, from the coding sequence ATGATCAGTTTTCCAAATGCAAAAATCAACCTCGGCCTTTATATAACCGAAAAAAGAAAGGATGGATTTCATAATATAGAGAGTGTTTTCTATCCAATTCCTTTTAATGATATTCTGGAAATAAACTTTGCCTCTAAAACTTCATTTGAAACAACCGGACTTAAAATTCCCGGTAAAAAAGATGATAACTTAATTTTAAAAGCTTATAAAGCACTTAGAAAAGATTTTAATATTGATCCTGTACAGATAAACCTACACAAGCAAATACCAATGGGAGCGGGTCTTGGAGGCGGCTCTGCAGATGGAGCATTTGCAATCAAACAACTTAACGATCTATTTGGGTTATATCTCGAAGATGAATTATTAAAAATTTATGCTTCAGATCTCGGCAGTGATTGTCCTTTTTTTATAAAGAATGAACCCTCATATGTAACAGGAAGAGGAGAAGAATTAGAGGAAATTGATTTATCATTAAATGGATATTATTTCCTTTTATTAAATCCCGGCATTCATATAAGCACTCCAAAGGCCTATAGCATGATCAAACCCAATATGATAGATTTTTCTTTGGTAGAACTGATTAACTCCGGGCCTTCAAACTGGAAAGGTAATCTTAAAAATGATTTCCAGGATCCAATAATTAAAGAACATTCATTGATTGGAGAAATCATAGGTGATCTATATACACAGGGTGCTGTATATGCCTCAATGACTGGATCAGGCAGTAGTGTCTATGGAATATTTAAAGAGGAACAAAATGAAATCGGAAACCTTAAAGACTTTCTTGTGTGGAAAGGAAAATTATAG
- a CDS encoding DMT family transporter yields MPGKDFLKLHLIVFAWGFTAILGKLISIPAVEMVFYRTFFAAIIIYFLLRFKKIKIGVPGKDIWRLLGTGLIIGAHWIMFFGSIKVSNASIALTGMATASLWTSILEPIVLGRRILWYEVLLGTVVIIGLAIIFSLQLENIIGVIMALLSAFLASSFSIINSRFTRKYDPYAITFYEMTGATISIALFFPLYQLWFTGGTPLQLGLTGMDFLYLLILAGVCTVYAFSASVEIMRRVSAFSVNLAINMEPIYGILMAVALFPEDEKMTPQFYLGAVIILAAVFSYPLFQRLHKRRMAK; encoded by the coding sequence ATGCCTGGAAAAGATTTCTTAAAACTGCACCTGATTGTTTTTGCATGGGGATTTACCGCGATTTTAGGTAAACTAATCTCTATTCCTGCAGTGGAGATGGTGTTCTATCGTACTTTTTTTGCTGCAATTATTATTTATTTCTTATTAAGATTTAAGAAAATTAAAATTGGAGTGCCCGGCAAAGATATATGGAGACTTTTGGGTACCGGTCTGATTATTGGGGCACACTGGATCATGTTCTTTGGTTCTATCAAAGTAAGTAATGCTTCTATTGCTTTAACAGGAATGGCAACAGCAAGCTTATGGACTTCTATATTGGAGCCTATAGTACTCGGTAGAAGAATTTTATGGTATGAAGTCCTTCTTGGTACAGTGGTGATTATCGGTCTTGCTATTATTTTCTCCCTCCAACTCGAAAATATTATCGGGGTTATTATGGCGCTTCTTTCTGCTTTCCTGGCATCATCTTTTTCAATAATAAATAGCCGTTTTACCAGGAAATATGACCCTTATGCCATTACTTTTTATGAGATGACCGGGGCGACAATATCAATTGCATTATTTTTTCCTTTGTATCAATTATGGTTCACAGGAGGGACTCCTTTACAACTTGGCCTGACAGGAATGGACTTTTTGTACTTATTGATTTTGGCTGGTGTATGCACAGTTTACGCTTTTTCGGCATCAGTGGAAATTATGCGAAGAGTCTCTGCATTTAGCGTTAATCTGGCAATTAATATGGAACCAATTTATGGAATTTTAATGGCTGTAGCCTTATTTCCAGAAGATGAAAAGATGACCCCTCAATTTTATCTTGGAGCAGTAATTATCCTTGCTGCGGTATTTTCTTATCCACTATTTCAACGATTACATAAAAGACGGATGGCAAAATAA
- the rsmG gene encoding 16S rRNA (guanine(527)-N(7))-methyltransferase RsmG: MPDLSLIKKYFPDITEKQENQFLKALETYREWNEKINVVSRKDIENLEEKHFLHSLAIAKIISFNDGSKVMDVGTGGGFPGIPLAILFPNVQFHLVDSIAKKIRVVEEVSKACGLKNVTYQQARAEKVKGKYDYVISRAVTRMKPFYSWVKNKIEPGPHRDVDHGIIYLKGGDISEEMDELNRSYQIFDINKWYKEDFFETKKIVHVPF, from the coding sequence ATGCCGGATCTTTCTTTAATAAAAAAATACTTTCCCGATATCACGGAAAAGCAGGAAAATCAATTTTTAAAAGCATTAGAAACTTATCGGGAATGGAACGAAAAGATTAATGTTGTATCCAGAAAAGATATAGAAAATCTTGAGGAAAAGCATTTTCTCCATTCATTGGCTATAGCAAAAATTATAAGTTTTAATGATGGATCCAAGGTGATGGATGTAGGAACAGGTGGTGGCTTTCCGGGAATCCCGTTAGCAATTTTATTTCCAAATGTTCAATTCCACCTGGTTGATAGCATCGCCAAGAAAATCAGAGTCGTAGAAGAAGTTTCTAAAGCATGCGGACTTAAAAATGTGACTTATCAGCAAGCCAGGGCTGAAAAAGTAAAAGGGAAATATGATTATGTTATCAGCCGTGCTGTAACACGAATGAAACCATTCTATTCCTGGGTAAAAAATAAAATAGAACCAGGTCCACATAGAGATGTAGACCATGGTATCATATATCTTAAAGGTGGTGATATTTCTGAAGAAATGGATGAACTGAACCGCTCATACCAGATTTTTGATATCAATAAATGGTATAAAGAAGATTTTTTTGAAACCAAAAAAATCGTTCACGTTCCATTTTGA
- a CDS encoding toxin-antitoxin system YwqK family antitoxin: MNVLGYIKKLVVLFFILNVYYCFAQDTTFYDAEHVRSISYLLEDGGRKIVTYYKNGNKSAVEHFKKGDLHGFATYLYPDGTIKGQEMWKNGLLHGNAKYFHPNGLIDKTGDYDRGLYTGKWEHFHPNSKMERVVYYENGLPDGPWKVYNEKGVLIQEGYYENGKEEGNWLFYTNKGRLEFEGMYEDGVRVGDWYYYDKKGRKSKLDKEDY; the protein is encoded by the coding sequence ATGAACGTACTCGGATATATTAAAAAGCTTGTAGTATTATTTTTTATATTAAACGTTTACTATTGTTTTGCTCAGGATACTACCTTTTATGATGCTGAACACGTAAGAAGTATTTCCTATTTGCTTGAAGATGGAGGCAGGAAAATAGTAACCTATTATAAAAATGGAAATAAATCTGCTGTGGAACATTTTAAAAAAGGTGACCTTCATGGGTTTGCAACTTATTTATATCCTGATGGCACTATCAAAGGACAAGAAATGTGGAAAAACGGATTGCTACATGGAAATGCTAAATATTTTCATCCTAATGGATTAATTGATAAAACTGGTGATTATGATCGTGGTCTTTACACTGGGAAGTGGGAACATTTTCATCCAAACAGTAAAATGGAAAGAGTTGTCTATTATGAAAATGGTCTCCCTGATGGGCCATGGAAAGTATATAACGAAAAGGGAGTATTAATACAGGAGGGGTATTATGAAAATGGCAAAGAGGAAGGGAATTGGCTTTTTTATACTAATAAGGGAAGATTAGAATTTGAGGGAATGTATGAGGATGGGGTTAGAGTAGGAGACTGGTATTATTATGATAAAAAAGGCAGAAAGTCGAAACTTGATAAAGAAGATTACTAA
- the tgt gene encoding tRNA guanosine(34) transglycosylase Tgt translates to MEFKITGKDSNSSARAGVLKTDHGEIPTPIFMPVGTAGTVKAVHQRELEDDIQAKIILGNTYHLYLRPGLDVLENAGGIHKFNGWEKPILTDSGGYQVYSLSNTRKIKEEGVEFRSHIDGSKHFFTAENVMDIQRTIGADIIMAFDECTPYPCDYDYAKKSMHMTHRWLKRCIKRVDETEGKYGYSQSLFPIVQGSVYEDLRKQSAEEIASHEREGNAIGGLSVGEPHEMMYDMTELVCEILPEDKPRYLMGVGTPANILEGIARGVDMFDCVMPTRNARHGILFTSEGVINIKNKKWQKDFTPIDPEIGGYASTFYTKAYLRHLIHTNEILGAQIASVHNLTFYLWLVNQARDHIMAGDFNSWKNEMALKLSERL, encoded by the coding sequence ATGGAATTTAAAATAACCGGCAAAGACTCAAATTCATCGGCAAGAGCAGGCGTTTTAAAAACAGATCATGGAGAAATACCGACTCCTATTTTCATGCCTGTCGGAACTGCTGGTACAGTTAAAGCTGTTCACCAACGAGAACTTGAAGATGATATTCAGGCTAAGATTATCCTTGGGAATACGTATCATTTGTATTTGCGTCCGGGACTGGATGTACTGGAGAATGCCGGTGGTATTCATAAATTTAATGGATGGGAAAAGCCGATCTTAACTGATAGTGGGGGATACCAGGTATATTCTTTATCAAATACCAGGAAAATTAAAGAAGAAGGTGTTGAGTTTCGCTCTCACATCGACGGGAGCAAACATTTTTTTACTGCTGAAAATGTAATGGACATCCAAAGAACTATTGGTGCGGATATAATAATGGCATTTGATGAATGTACTCCTTATCCGTGTGATTATGATTATGCAAAGAAATCAATGCATATGACTCACAGATGGTTGAAGAGATGTATTAAAAGAGTTGATGAAACCGAAGGTAAATATGGTTATTCTCAATCTCTTTTTCCTATTGTGCAAGGTAGTGTTTATGAAGATCTCAGGAAGCAATCTGCTGAAGAAATTGCCTCCCACGAAAGAGAAGGAAACGCAATTGGTGGATTATCTGTTGGTGAACCTCATGAAATGATGTACGACATGACTGAATTGGTCTGTGAGATTCTTCCGGAAGATAAGCCACGATATTTAATGGGAGTAGGAACTCCTGCCAATATTCTTGAAGGAATTGCCAGGGGAGTTGATATGTTCGATTGTGTGATGCCTACCCGAAATGCAAGACATGGAATATTGTTTACAAGTGAAGGGGTGATTAATATTAAAAATAAAAAATGGCAAAAAGATTTCACTCCTATTGATCCGGAGATCGGAGGCTATGCAAGTACTTTTTATACGAAGGCATATTTAAGACATCTTATTCATACAAATGAAATTTTAGGAGCCCAAATTGCAAGTGTCCATAATTTAACGTTTTATTTGTGGTTAGTTAATCAAGCCAGAGATCATATAATGGCAGGAGATTTTAACTCATGGAAAAACGAAATGGCACTAAAATTGTCGGAAAGACTTTAA
- a CDS encoding RNA polymerase sigma factor, with product MELKRQFSKKALEDFRLIDEAVDKGNQQAYADLMKRYKNPVYHMILKMVRNVDDAEDLTIEAFAKAFKNLHRFKKDYTFSTWLFRIATNNAIDFIRKKKLETYSLQTGYTDDDGEAVQIDVKDKNLDPMEEAIKSQKIELVRLFVDKLPTKYKRLVKLRYFKEYSYEEIAKELDAPLGTVKAQLHRARELMYDLVKNKKEHI from the coding sequence ATGGAATTAAAAAGACAATTTTCAAAAAAGGCACTTGAAGACTTCCGGTTGATTGATGAAGCAGTCGACAAAGGAAATCAACAGGCTTATGCTGATTTGATGAAAAGGTATAAAAATCCCGTCTATCACATGATCCTGAAAATGGTGCGAAATGTCGATGATGCAGAAGATTTAACAATTGAAGCATTTGCTAAAGCATTTAAAAACCTACACAGATTTAAAAAAGACTATACTTTTAGTACCTGGTTATTCAGGATTGCTACAAATAATGCTATTGATTTTATCCGTAAAAAGAAACTGGAAACCTACAGTCTTCAGACCGGATATACAGATGATGATGGTGAAGCAGTTCAGATTGATGTCAAGGACAAAAACCTTGACCCGATGGAAGAGGCTATAAAAAGTCAAAAAATTGAATTGGTCAGATTATTTGTAGATAAACTACCTACTAAATACAAGCGCCTTGTAAAACTTAGATATTTCAAAGAGTATTCTTATGAAGAAATAGCTAAGGAACTTGATGCTCCCCTTGGTACAGTGAAAGCACAGCTTCACAGAGCCAGAGAATTAATGTATGACCTGGTAAAAAACAAAAAAGAACACATTTAA
- a CDS encoding glycosyltransferase, protein MNATEVIIVLVYSISSVILIWFYLYYFEAVREGKPKISNEGLPPLSVIVAAHDEQENLKKLIPSILKQDYPEFELIIVNDRSKDQTKSILENYRNDTRISFINIDTPFPDRDPKKNALLQGIENAKYEHLIFTDADCRPVSDNWLSSYGQIYSGSPNTEVIIGYSPHFPTPGILGKFIEFETTTTLLVYMGKAIKGKPYMAVGRNMSYTKSFFKQSGGFSSFINVTGGDDDIIINRYAKRNHTKVNTSPESAVFTFAKKDLKAYIRQKKRHLSVGKRYNLADKLFSASYWMSLIVQYGSLISLIWFPKLIIPLLSLLLIRLFTGMIVYKRAKKRLNLPLTTVMLSVLEILYIFYVVSLGTASLYSKTTKWN, encoded by the coding sequence ATGAATGCGACTGAGGTTATAATTGTATTAGTTTATTCTATTAGTTCAGTAATACTAATATGGTTTTACCTCTATTACTTTGAGGCTGTGAGGGAAGGGAAACCAAAAATATCTAACGAAGGCCTTCCTCCACTTTCTGTCATAGTTGCTGCACACGATGAACAAGAAAATCTTAAAAAATTAATTCCTTCAATCTTAAAGCAAGATTATCCGGAATTTGAACTGATTATTGTTAATGACAGATCAAAGGATCAAACCAAATCGATTCTTGAAAATTATAGAAATGACACAAGAATTAGCTTCATAAATATAGACACTCCTTTTCCTGATAGAGATCCTAAAAAAAATGCTCTCTTACAAGGAATAGAAAATGCAAAATACGAACATTTGATATTCACAGATGCAGATTGCAGGCCTGTATCTGATAATTGGCTTAGTAGTTATGGCCAAATATACTCAGGATCACCGAATACAGAAGTAATCATTGGTTATTCGCCACATTTCCCTACCCCTGGCATCCTTGGTAAGTTCATTGAATTTGAAACTACAACCACTCTTTTAGTATACATGGGTAAGGCTATAAAAGGAAAACCTTATATGGCTGTTGGCAGAAATATGTCATATACTAAAAGTTTTTTTAAACAATCGGGTGGGTTTTCATCGTTTATTAATGTGACGGGAGGTGATGATGATATAATTATCAATCGCTACGCAAAAAGAAACCACACGAAAGTTAATACTTCACCGGAATCAGCAGTATTTACCTTTGCAAAGAAAGATCTGAAAGCATATATAAGGCAGAAAAAAAGGCACCTTTCCGTTGGAAAAAGATACAATTTGGCAGACAAACTGTTTTCGGCATCATATTGGATGTCTTTAATTGTCCAGTATGGAAGCTTAATTAGTTTAATTTGGTTTCCGAAACTGATCATACCGCTTTTAAGCTTATTACTTATAAGGCTATTTACTGGTATGATAGTATACAAAAGGGCAAAAAAAAGGTTAAATTTACCATTAACCACTGTCATGTTGTCAGTACTGGAAATTTTGTATATATTCTATGTAGTTTCCCTTGGAACTGCATCATTATACTCGAAAACTACTAAATGGAATTAA